In Asterias rubens chromosome 17, eAstRub1.3, whole genome shotgun sequence, the genomic window CACGAAGAAgacaacatgtttttaaatcgatttgtttcttcttcctTGAAATGAACATCATGACCTTTTAAATGGTTTTACATTGTCttaacctttctatatcgtatttccaccattccaaaaaatatatagaaaaaTCCTACTTATACCTTTTAAATTGATCGtgtagtttattatttgttgCTGTTTCGCATAAAGTTAAGGCCAGTAGGCCTATatcaacaaataatttatatatttagCAGTACACCGCCAAGCCATACTTGTAATGGATTTATAAAACATATACCCCAAATCAGTCGTATCTGACCCTTGATGAGTTTTCTTTCAAACTTTAAACAATTGTAGTTCCTAAAACAAAACGCAAACCAGTATTGCTAAAAATAGTATTGATTGTATAATGTATACATTTGTGTTTACCTTGGACTTCAAATCTGCTTAACAGATTGGGTCCAATTCGAATGCTTCCTGGTGAAGGGGCTCGTCTGAAAGTCACAGTAGCTCTGTTCGCATCATTGCTGTTTAAACAAGATTTTgttaagaagtaactataaatactaaatagtaaacttgcgggtacaatcatgtaatctcctttgagggagtgttggctccgaTAAGAGCCGGTGTGGTTTAATTAACAGATTGTGgtcttttattttcagtttgcTCAATAAATTTACTGAAGAATATCATCTGAATTATTCTTTTAAACGGGGTTTCTTTTTTCCACCTTGTACAACCTTCTCTTGATTTTAAACTTCCTTGTTTTGCTTCGTCTTCACCAAACCAAGAGACGTATCAGTCGAATGGTGTGCCATAAAAATTGATgatgttaaaataataaaaaattataaccaaaataaattaatacaaaataaaataaacaaataaatggatCCTGCACTAAATGTAGAGTTACTTACGTTTGGTTGATCTGGACAGCAGAATGACCTGGGGGAAAGCAGAAACATTTGGTAAAAGTGTTTTAATGTTGTGATAATAACCATGTTTCCATCTCTCTGAACCAGATATATAACAAGGAGAGCTATGCCAACCAgacatgcttaaagacactggacactattggtaattgttaaagaacagtcttctcacttggtgcatataaacatatatgcacaaaataacaaacctgagacaatttgagttcaattgtcgtcgaagttgcgagagaataatagaagaaaaaacactcttgtcgctcaagatgttgtgtgctttcagaggccttgaattcgagacctcagctgagctcCCGAAGTCAGTCCTTCAAATATGTTAGGGAGAAataccttctttctcgaaaacgacgttactttagatggagtcgtttctttcaatgctttatactatcaacagctctcctttgctcgttgccaagtaatgATATTAATCATTTAgagtaattattaatagtgtccactgcctttaagaatccTCGCAGTATGCTCTTGAATGCCCATTAAATTTAGATTATTGACTGAAACACaactgaataaaaacaaaattaaaatgaatacatTTAACAGCAAAAAGAAACCCTAGTCATAGAGTGAGTACTAAAGACATTAATTCAAATGCGCGTTATAAACTTTTAAGGATTTTCTGAAGTTCGTTTGGAAAAACTACAATTTCCAAATTTAGAGATCCCTAAATCAATAAATATAACAGGTCCTTACGATCTTTACGGAGCCTCGATGCGACAACCAGCAGGCTTATTGCGACCAGTACAAGTCCGGATGACACCGCTGTGATCAAAACAATGTCTTTCCGAGAAATGGTATCCAACGGAGTAGCTCTAGACCCTTAAAACACATAGTTACGAGTTCAAAACACACATTGCTTTTAAGGGGCTTTAGGTactttttttgtaggacacaaaacacaatgtccacagatttgaaTTAAACTTCCACAGTTTAAAGATTATGATgacagaaagcttcccttaaaatgttacttgatGCTTGatagtgggttcgagtcccacccgagttcatttgttttactcctttctcaaaaaccatgacGTGCTCTAGTATGtgagaaaggagtaaaacaatgcacgaacataattttcgtctcaggagactcgggtgggattcgaacccacgacctttgcaccATTTAAAGTTGATTAACCTTGTCCCGTTTTCAGTGTCAAACTGCTTATGCCCGTTGTTTGACCTTCGTTCAAGTCTGTTGTTGCTGGCAATGTTGCGATCGATGCCGGCTGATCTGTTAATGATATCCAAACATAAATTTCATATTACAATAAAATTAGGCGGTGTCTCAATATAGGCCTTTGACTGTATccattgtgtgagtagcttctTCAGTAATCTCCACTGTCACAAAATGTGTCTTGTTGAATGTTGTGCTGTGTCTTGCTTCAGTAAGAGACAAGAATAACAACATAGTCTTTGAGAATATTGCTTTTCTTGATACACTATCTTAACGAGTAGATCAAGCAAACATTATTTCGGGTAAAGGTGATTGAAGTCAAGCATGCTTCCCTTTACCCAGCCCGCAGAGATCTTTGGAAGAGATTATGCCACATTTTAAACCACATTATAAGCCTGACATACTGTAGGTGTAAGAGTTTAAACCAAaactaatggaagaaaaagattATCATGGTCCAGGATGGTTGCAACTTGAACACTTTAATAACGTCACGATACGAGCATTCGACCTGGTGTCACACCtttgtttaaatgaataatCGTTACTTTGCAAACTTACCGCCGAGGACGATTGTTGTAGAATTGTTGTTGGACTGGTTGTAGAAGGAGTCGTGGACGTCACATTGGTATCTTCCTACGTCCTTCAAGTTCAAGTTTAGAATCGTAAGATTACAGCTTGTCTTGCCGTGATGAAGCCCGTACTTTCCCGTCTGGTCGACGGAATAAAAGACCTCGCCCGATGGATTGCACGACTGCAGTATGGTGTCGTTGAATGACCACTCAAAGGTGAAGTTTCTCTTGTCAGTTGTGCCGCTGTCGATCACAGAGCAAGGTAAGGAAGCACTCTCCCCTTCTACTGGCGTAAGTTTTCCATCAGTCTGAACACCAAAGTTGGCtttaagaaaacacaatgaACGCTTTAAGAAAGTTGGCATTAAGAAAAAATGATACACAGTGAATAATGgtataacagatgttaaatttgcatcggtgataaagaatAAGTTTACAGTGTGAGCGTTTCATTATGAACATACGGCACTGATCTTGAGAAAATTGAAATAAGTTTCGTTTCGTTTTTACTGCAATACATATTAGAGTCTGAGACGTTTAAACAACGGTTTCATGTAGCATGTTAATAGTATACAAATTTTGACTGCtccgagtgctatggttaaaactatgactcccgaggtgatcacctcgggagtcatagtttaaaccattgcacgagtaaaagcagccaaTGTTTCTTTTacaacaccccaaacatttctaaatactgtacaaacTTTACCTACCTGAATGCTACAACCCACGGACGAcacgaatacagattgcgaaaacttttactgtgctctgcatgtagtgtcacgtaatccgaaatggtttcAGCCTACTAATTTATCATCcccgtacacgcaacggacgtctgggtactgcacgccgtgtgctagtcttttggactagcgcacggcaaaccgatgcactatcacacggccgtcgtctagccaaactaagacatatcatgtgacgcgctctaaaccaatgaaatggcggaatattggtaaggagtgttataatataaaaaaacaaacaatataatTGATATAGTAGGCTTACACCAATTTAGAACATTGTAACTGAACTAACATGACAACACTAAATCAAAAAGTAAACatgcattttaaagacactgcctTAAACTGTATGTAAAACCCTAAATATTTAAAAGGGTAAATTATATGGCAAATATACAGTACGTTTACAGTTTGAGCGTTTCGTTAAGAACAAACCCTAAATCAACAAGTAAACACGTAACGACACttccttaaaggaacgttacataattggtaagaatcaaaaatcgtgaagatcacagactcacatcaaacttacacggtctaatgatgatgaaagttgaaaacatcccttgaaatttttctgtctgaaatgtcatatttggtgataaataaataatataatttcacGTTTGgaatttatcgctcagtgagcgttttattcatttttattttggcatcgatgcaatgcaaagtttgtaatcggtttttcattAATCTCTCGTgatccagatggccgatcgatctcgaacgtCTACAggcttgtcagtttatgtatatggtggattacattaaagtcatctggaagtgatattttgtcaaaataaagcttttgtcacttaaatatgtgttttgatgagtataatataaataaacagttaactaaggttctaaaaattaagttttcattttagaaaccaatttaaaagtaggcccgacccgagagggcgctgttcgtgacgtcaatcgaggcgcgatatttgaagcacgacggctcgaagtgtttgctgcataGCGCTCGAAAacacgtcggaccggaccacttagTCAAACTGACCCCATTGTTAGTTGTTTTGCAGCcaccagcagcaatacaccagCAGCATTACACCTGGTCGATATTGccgaaaaaatgcaagaaaaaaaccttttgccgaaacgtacaaactcacgactaggacttgcatgtacttgcacgtacgtgtgttcgatgttcgatcgaggcaaagtctgcctcgattgacgtcacaaaaggggtaggcggagtcacccccaaacaactttatctacttttaaaacatatacatcgttacaaacaattactcaaacgactattttattgttcattaacatactctaatgtttgTCGGAAAACTATTCTATTTCCATGTGAcgttaagtgcttacactgccaaaaactgttttgttagcaaaaaacaattatgtcatgttcctttaaactatcTATAACCATCTATATTTGAAGTCGTTAATTATGACACATGAAACGTTTTACAACATAATTTTGCTCAATTTTTCGTACGAGTGTGTTCTTATTTAGCAACATAAATTGTTGGTAATTTCTGTCAGACAAATTTTTGTAATATTATACATAAGAAAAGGTGATAAATTCAACTTGAAGATTCCATTCCTTTTTAGGTAAACACTtaccttttttaattttaagatgTGTCATGTTTGAGTAACTGCCGAATAATCCCAACACTTTACACTTAACCACGGCATCATCTGCAAGGCCTATTATCCAATATTATTAGATTACCATTGTCTGGATTAAATTCCAAAGTCTTGTTCTTGAACGACGTAACAAAATCACATCCTGCAATATAAACACTTTCTGCGTTTTCCAACACAACAAACCATTGGATTACTGAGTCATAACATGGTTGAATCAATGTACCATTCGCATACCATCCCTTGCATTCTAATTCTACGTCGTCACCTTCAAAAACTGAGACGACTGGTGGCATGTCTATCGTGATGGTCCCAAAAGAGACGTCACCTATTACAAAAAGTATAAATTTACCTTAAAGTTGAACCATTCTTCATAGATATTTCACCTAAGCTTAGCATTGACAACAATACTTTCGTTCGTTGACGTGTTTTTGTTTCCAACACTGCGtcatatgtatttattttaaggtAGATTTTCAACTAAAGACTCaaactattattaataattttataCGCAATATTTCTCTATAATAATTACACTTAGGCATAACAATTATTAGGCATAAAAAAAGGTTTGTTGGCGTACCCCGACCTACCCTAAAAGTACGGCCGAccctggcatttttttttttttttttttcaaaaagacatcaagagtttaaaaatatactatttgttgtgtgtagccttgATTTAtcttgtaggatttgaaacttcgcatggtggaagtaagatattcaaaagtttgcggtaacaccatgtaataacaatctctaaatgagttggggtggttctgaaaagaaccgttggattaactcgacgtttcgatcagtatgctgtgatcgtcttctggagaatgctggactctgatgctgcatgctgcttaagtactgggcggtggatcagcagtgatgcatgaaggcgggaaatagaggcgggaagtgaactcgatgatgcgtggtgaaacctgttgtggagccttgggtggtgtgtggggggtgtgtgcccactgaaccgtgtcagtaggaacaagcacaggggatagtgagggaGTGGGgtctaggtgactgagggtatagatgacccaaagcagtctaatggttggggcctagggggtgaccgtggatatagaagatccattggtcgggagaagggggagccagatgtcgctgatgtggaagccgatgtcttggggtacggtgtcatgcttgtggatctctatggcctctctgatgcgtctagggtgccacgcctggattggagcgatgatttctgctgcttcccagttcACTCGGTGATCAGTGATGTGGGAATGCTTGACGATGGCGGATTTATCGAAGTCCCCCCTCCTTCCGTGTGCTCGGTGTTCCTTAAGTTTAGTGGGAAGGTTACGCCCGGTTTCCCCGACATAAACCTTACCACACTCGCATGGAATGCGATAGACTCCGGCACGGGTGGAGGGGTCCTTCTTGTCCTTCTTGAGTTTCTTCGGGGCGGAGTGGTACACCTTGATTCCTGCTTCCTTGAAGATGCGTTGGAGGCGATGAGAGGGGGGACCTAGGTATGGTAAACTAactgtgggtgtgtgtgtttgaCCTTGGGTATAGGAGACCCTTTGGTCGGGGGGACGGGCTTGCTTGTCTTGACTTGCTTGGCGTTGTATCCATTCCGCTGTAGAGAAGTGGTGATGTGCTGCAACTCCTGCTGGAGGCTATCCGGATCACAAATGGTGTAAGCCCGTTGAACCAGCGCACGGTTGACTGACGACTTGATAGCTGGATGATGGAAAAAACGCTGATGCAGGTAACGGTCGGTGTGGGTGGGCTTACGGTAAATGCTGTGATGAAGGGTGCCGTCTTGCTTTCTTGTGATGAGAACATCCAGAAAGGGTAACTTTCCGGAATGTTCTTGCTCCATAGTGAACTTGATACTGGAGTGTTGTTGGTTGAGGTACTGCAGAAATTCATGGAGAGAGTCCTGACCGTGGGGCCACACGGTTATCGTGTATACTACCGGCTTAAACATTTAGAAACCATGTCATTTTCGTTGCTGGGAGGGAAAACaaaatccctacctacctaccgTATTTTTTGGGGCccgttacgccaacataacataTTTTATGCCTTTCGCTTGAcgagttgttttatttttgtcgaCTTACCTTGAAACATAATTCCAATAATTAAGAAGACTGCGAACTCCATTGTGTTAAGGCGATCATCCATTACACTAAGATTTAATGTGATAAGTTCTTCTTAAACCATGTTAAGAAACTGCAGAGAAAGCATAACCAGTAGCAGTTCCATCGGCTTAGTGAGGGAATTGCTGGTGTATTGAAAACAATGATGAGCAAGAAGTGGTAAAGTTTTTACCTTTTACAAACATGCGCATTATTTACCTTAAAAGAGAAACAACTGTCAATCTTCTTTCGTGAGTATTGGTTCCACTATCGTTTTCTTCTCTACTTATCAAACAAAACGGCTTCGAAAACAACTGCTTTCAGACTCAAGGCTAGTAAAAGGTTTCGCTTTTCTTTCTTAGAACACAGAATGCAGAAAGAAGGTTCACACATTTgccacaaaaaaaatgaaaaaaaaatgaagaaaacacaaactctTATCACATTGAAAATAGTTTAGTTGTATATACTGTATACGTCGGATCATGAAATTCATGTTTACTCAACGAGATCCCGCAACGTGTTTCTTCAATTCATCCGCACCTTCATGCTAGCCACATCATTCGATTCTTTGGTCCACGACTTTGGAACGCTAATCCCTAGCGACTTAAAATTCTAGTTGTTTATTTGCTTTcacaataattatatttatttgttatatgtCTACTTATTTTgcacttttgattttgttacatttctatGTGCTGATACAATCTCATATTGTACTATTTTGTCAAAAGATTATAGATTGAATAAACGTCATATAGATTTGActtgaatttattattatttcataccaAGTTGGAAATATGACACATTGTGTTAACGAATGGTACTGGTGTCGTAACTTTACAGTGTGGAAGTTTtttaagggggaaaaaaacccaaattaacaACAGATTTTAAATGGTTTACTACTTCTGAAACGAAACTGACCTTCATATAAAAGCCAGAAAAGGTGAAGTTCTTCTTTTTGGAAACATGCGCAATATTTACCTTATAAAAGAGAAACAACTGTCAATCTCCTTTCGCGAGTGTTGGTTCCACTATCCTACCTTTTATACTTATCAAACAAAACGTCTCCGAAAACAACTGTTTTCAGACTCAAGGCTAGTTAAAGGTTTTGCTTGTCTttcttatattatttttaaaacacagtAGGCAGAACAAAAATGGTCAAAAGGttgtcaaaaaagaaaaaaaaaaaaaaaaaaaaactcttaaatAACGTTAAAAATTTACTTAGTTTAAATTGCTGTAGACGACCGGTGTCCCATTTGTGTGTTAAATTTGAACACTGTCTGGtgcaatgacgtgcttgatcacaagttaccactgcGATGGAAAAATGGCCGAGAGCGTGGTCAATCGCGGACCAATCGTGGGCCAAACGTAGGAGGATCATCGCGGGCGGGGTGGCATCGTGGAATCGAGTAGGCAACGCTTCTGACGTAGAAGCATCGCAGTACAGTCGTGATTTAGTCTGTAATTTGCAAAATGTATGGATTTTTCAGATCGGGGTGATCGGCATGATCTTGGTAAGGTCGTAGGGCTGTGTCAACGGGGTGTTAGTTACGTATAAGAGACGTGCATGAACACCTACACAACAAGATGCTGATTGAATGTGTATGACACATTGGTACCAGCTCATCTGAGGTTGGCATACAGAGGCTTGCcccaaaccatttgacatacAATTATAGCAACAGTCTTTATAGTATGATGAGGAATTCAAATAAGCGGTATATTGTCACTAACCAAGTTATTGTACCAAACATTATTAAAATCTAACACACAAATGGCTTACTGTTACACTGGCTCAAATCAAGCACCACCATTCTCTTTCTACACACAATTCTCTCAGTCCATTTTACGCACAATTTTCGAAAATGTTCCAGGCCCTAGTAagcatagggtgcgttcgattagcttcccctggTTGACCatgcggt contains:
- the LOC117301472 gene encoding uncharacterized protein LOC117301472 isoform X4; amino-acid sequence: MGGAFTVLIVVGIMFQANFGVQTDGKLTPVEGESASLPCSVIDSGTTDKRNFTFEWSFNDTILQSCNPSGEVFYSVDQTGKYGLHHGKTSCNLTILNLNLKDVGRYQCDVHDSFYNQSNNNSTTIVLGDQPASIATLPATTDLNEGQTTGISSLTLKTGQGSRATPLDTISRKDIVLITAVSSGLVLVAISLLVVASRLRKDRHSAVQINQTNDANRATVTFRRAPSPGSIRIGPNLLSRFEVQDAETAYEEVGEIGEHATSTTDNRNVIAHTYAEARLSLAEGEDEAQSPPPPPRGIFNQPPHWI
- the LOC117301472 gene encoding uncharacterized protein LOC117301472 isoform X5 yields the protein MTHLKIKKANFGVQTDGKLTPVEGESASLPCSVIDSGTTDKRNFTFEWSFNDTILQSCNPSGEVFYSVDQTGKYGLHHGKTSCNLTILNLNLKDVGRYQCDVHDSFYNQSNNNSTTIVLGDQPASIATLPATTDLNEGQTTGISSLTLKTGQGSRATPLDTISRKDIVLITAVSSGLVLVAISLLVVASRLRKDRHSAVQINQTNDANRATVTFRRAPSPGSIRIGPNLLSRFEVQDAETAYEEVGEIGEHATSTTDNRNVIAHTYAEARLSLAEGEDEAQSPPPPPRGIFNQPPHWI
- the LOC117301472 gene encoding uncharacterized protein LOC117301472 isoform X3, which encodes MDDRLNTMEFAVFLIIGIMFQANFGVQTDGKLTPVEGESASLPCSVIDSGTTDKRNFTFEWSFNDTILQSCNPSGEVFYSVDQTGKYGLHHGKTSCNLTILNLNLKDVGRYQCDVHDSFYNQSNNNSTTIVLGDQPASIATLPATTDLNEGQTTGISSLTLKTGQGSRATPLDTISRKDIVLITAVSSGLVLVAISLLVVASRLRKDRHSAVQINQTNDANRATVTFRRAPSPGSIRIGPNLLSRFEVQDAETAYEEVGEIGEHATSTTDNRNVIAHTYAEARLSLAEGEDEAQSPPPPPRGIFNQPPHWI
- the LOC117301472 gene encoding uncharacterized protein LOC117301472 isoform X1, giving the protein MGGAFTVLIVVGIMFQDVVFSWPITIDMPPVVSVFEGDDVELECKGRYANGTLIQPCYDSVLQWFVVLENAESVYIAGCGRVVSFKNKTLEFNPDNGSLNILDIGLADDAVVGCTVLGLFGSYSNMTHLKVKKANFGVQTDGKLTPVEGESASLPCSVIDSGTTDKRNFTFEWSFNDTILQSCNPSGEVFYSVDQTGKYGLHHGKTSCNLTILNLNLKDVGRYQCDVHDSFYNQSNNNSTTIVLGDQPASIATLPATTDLNEGQTTGISSLTLKTGQGSRATPLDTISRKDIVLITAVSSGLVLVAISLLVVASRLRKDRHSAVQINQTNDANRATVTFRRAPSPGSIRIGPNLLSRFEVQDAETAYEEVGEIGEHATSTTDNRNVIAHTYAEARLSLAEGEDEAQSPPPPPRGIFNQPPHWI